cttaagatgtttgaactctgagaccgattgatggagtgtcaatcggaggaagagtgtgcttgattactgtttatatagattatttttgaaggttattcgtaagtgaataaccttatgctagttattgttaattatacatctgatataagtatatacatagttagttattatcgaaCAACATGTATTAGGTAGAGAACGTTGTAGCTAACTTAATCTGTTTACCCCTCtagggattggatgtgatcataggcatgtattggttgtcccaccatcatgttcttcttgattgcgccaataaggtagttatctttcccgatgctggactcgctgagttcctgaactcgtacttttcaaagctttctttgaggaaaggagctttgagttctctcatgtctacaaccgtggtggaagctaaggagaatggagtacacggaattgctgttgtgcaagatttcgaggatgtgttccccgaagacgtacctggaatacctccggtcagagatatggagttcacaattgatatagtcccaggcactggacctatatcaatcgcaccgtatcgtatggcaccggcagaactgactgagctgaagagtcaactcgaagatttaaccaagaaggggtttatccgacctagcgtttctccgtggggagcgccagtgctgcttgtgaagaagaaagacggaagatcgcgactttgtgtggattatcgacagttgaacaaagtcacgataaagaaccgttatccgttgccaaggattgacgatttgatggatcagttgaagggtgctgctattttctcgaagattgacctgagatcgggatatcaccagattagagtcaaggatgaggatattcaaaagacggcgtttaggacacgctatgggcactatgagtacttggtgatgccgtttggagttacgaatgcaccagctgtattcatggactacatgaataggatctttcatccattcttggatcgcttcgttgtggtgttcatcgacgacatcttgatctactcgaggaatcgtgaagaacacgaggagcatctgcgacaagttttacaagttcttcgggagaaggtattgtatgctaacgcgacaaagtgtgaattttggctcgaagaagtaaagtttttagggcatgtcatctcaaaggagggcattgctgtggatcccagtaaagtggaagcggtacttgcatgggagcgtcctaagactgtgacagatataaggagtttcatcggtttagctggatattaccgacgattcatcgaaggttttgctaagattgcaggaccattgacgaaactcacccggaagaaccaaccttttgcttggacagaggattgtgaacagagtttccaagatatgaagaagcgtttgacgaccgcgccagttctgacattaccacaagagaaggaaccctacgaggtttactgcgatgcttcgtaccaaggtttgggttgtgtgttgatgcaacaccgaaaggctgtggcttattcttcaaggcaattgaagatacatgaacggaactatcctacgcacgatttggagttagcggctgtggtatttgcgctcaagatttggaggcactatctttatgggagcactttcactgtttttagtgatcataagagcttgaagtacctgttcgatcagaaggatctgaatatgagacaaaggcgttgggtggaattcatcaaggactatgatttcactttgttgtaccacccaggaaaagcaaatgttgtagcagacgcactgagtcgccagacaattcatgtttcatcgttgatgattaaggaattggaacttatcgagacttttcgcgacctcagtttgggtatgcaagtgacacctggaaaattgagctttgggatggtgacgatcactagtgattttctgaacgagatcaaggtgaaacaactgttagatgaggagctgatcgagaaacggaacttgatcattttgggaaaagcgccggattttgaggtaggaaccgacaacattctgcgttgcaaaggacgtgtctgcgtaccattggacatggagttgagaaggatgattcttgacgaaggtcacaagagcagattgagtattcatccgggatcgacaaagatgtatcaagatctaaagttgaatttttggtggccaggaatgaagaagaatgtagcagagtttgtggcggcatgtctgacatgtcagaaggcgaagatagaacatcaaaagcctgcgggtatgttgcagtcacttgatgtgccggagtggaagtgggacagtatctctatggatttcgtggtagctttgccagctacgaggaagagatttgattccatttgggtcattgtggaccgtttgacgaagtcagcacatttcataccggtgaagaccacgttcaatgtggaggcacttgcaaaagtgtatgtcgctgagattgtacgacttcatggagtaccatcgagtattgtttctgacagagatccgaagtttacttcgcatttctggaaggcgttgcacgaggcgcttgggacgaagttgaggttgagctctgcctatcaccctcagacggatggacagacagagaggacaatacagtcattggaagacttgctgcgagcctgtgttctggatagtcaagaaagctgggatgagctgttgccgttgatcgagtttacttataacaacagttttcatgctagtattggaatggcaccttatgaggctttgtatgggaggagatgtagaactcctttatgttggtttcaagatggcgaacatcttctcgttggacctgaattagtacaacaaactactgagaaagtgaagcaaatacaagagaagatgaggacgtcacagagtcgacagaagagttatgctgacacacgacggagagagttaaagtttgaggcgggagaccatgtgtttcttcgcgtgacaccaactaccggagtgggaagagcgataaagtcgaggaagctgacaccgaagttcaatggaccgtatcagattatcgagcgagtcggtaaagtagcttatcggattgcgttgccaccttttctttccaagattcatgatgtgctacacgtgtcacaattgaggaagtatattcctgatccctctcacatcatcaaggaagatgatattcagcttagagacaacttgtcttttgaagtggcaccaatgaggattgaggaacgtaggatcaagcagttgagaAACAAGCAGGTTtctctggtaaaagtgatttggaaccaagtcacgggcgatgctacttgggaactagaagagaggatgaaggaacagtatccggaactcttcactgagccttaagtttcgaggacgaaactttctttttggggggtagtattgtaagacctggattttcagaacaagctaatttccgactcacgcgtagaatcagtgtaagcgtgacaggagtttgatatttgagaaagattaatgaagaagaaagttcaggaattgcttgaggaatgttgcgtagtcattttaggaattagagcgagtcgtctgcacacccgccttatggcaagcgtgtccagaataggctaatttcgctttagagcaacgttttaagtgagatttcgaatccttggaaaatttaaagattttctttatttttccttcgaccagcgtttcatttcggaactctggactgtacgcacgataggtttcacttttcggatgtccgccgacgctaatttctttgcttcgaaaccctattttcgagcaatggatgaagactttttctattcgggacttctaacgaagattccgtccatgttgccagacttgtttcgacgtttccaatctttcttcagttggaagttttgtcgtttgagcatcacagcaaaaagtagtttttcggggcagattaaccgacaccgcttttgagtttttcgatatcgtttttcccaaatcctagatatttgttttgagttctggaattctgacgccagaatctctcttagaatttctcggtgatcgtgctgcaaaaatcggaatcgcgaaattttcattttcccgcgatttcacccgcctataaatagcgcgaaaaagcaaaatcctctcattttctttccatttgtggctgatttcgtggggagcaaggggggaggagatttccgcgaaaacttgaccaatcttcgtgcagttcgtccctacttctaggtatcgaggtaactatcatgaatcctgcctctgatttctgtttctgctgagtttctgaagtcgtttctgtgctctaagttttgagctttttctaaaattgtccgatttctctgatttctcgcttgggttatgttccttatgttcccctgagtctaaaacctctgtcagtaaactctgattgcgattcagttgtccaggatctgaaaaattgactcaaaactctttttgtctcacatttcgaaactttattgtcgaaaagacttaatctgacttcgtgcctttaggatttgttgtcacggatatcatgaggatcgttgccgtcaaatttgttttccgaactgataactttgaagttttgagcctttattttggaccaaaatgcccctggatagtcgtatttcgacccgattgtccgaaaattgttccgacaatttctttgccttagttttaccctaaaactaccttgtgaattgatttagatcgaagaaaaagttcgaaaactctattttccatagtggccgaaacctaattgcttgggtaccgtgtccaaaaataatttttgggtctctatgacctgagccattgcgtagctctttcaattgtcgaaattttggcgccggtttcgtgtcattctgagttctgtagctcgagttatgctcgttttagcgaacgaagtctccgttgtcaatttgtgcctaaataggaactctgaagctttagaggctttctttacgatttcgattagtattagtagatcgtgttgctcctagtgaagcttgtgttgatgattgtgttttctttgttctaggttcgcaatttccatgcccaacttctactcacgaaggtaagggtaactcggttttagagcgtctttgagtcttgcatgcttttatcgcactgcctgtgtttgagatgaagatgtttatattgattggcagatgattatgattattatgctgaatttggaaaatgttttctgagaggcttcggccgtttactggtttctgtcgttactgcttcctagtggatggaacatgtggttactttggattggtccttgggtgggctttgttattgtctgacttggcatatagggcttgagtcaagtggcgatgaggaggtgtgtcctatcattgtcccatcttgcgagatgctaagtggcgatcaggaggtgtgtcctatgattgtcccgtcttgtgtgacgttaagtggcgatgaggaggtgtgtcctatcattgtcccatcttgcgaggtgctaagtggcgatcaggaggtgtgtcctatgattgtcccgtcttgtgtgacgttaagtggcgattaggaggtgtgtcctatgattgtcccgtcatgtatgacgttataagtggcgatgaggaggtgtgtcctatcattgtcccgtcttgagagacgatattgatcgatccattttgttagcagcatatagttgcattatagggaactaacacctgaccctatgttgttggattttcgtattggtttattgatatctgatttgatgttacattgttgaggttattattatctgagtccgatttatgtttaagttgttgatatatgagttgagttatgttgctagttatttaccatgccaggtaattaaattcgaacagcatgatttttctcttttatacatggtaattgcatggagttgaccctttctatttgctacttgttgtttgggcgcttaacgctattaggcgatggagatccttccgccgaggcatagctactcgagttggagatcgagttgtaagtggtggagtagaggtatgagaagcagctttgcttctcttcttgtggattatgttggagtcacttttactttatgagaactctgttattaaagtcttgcttccgccactgttaaagtgcgcatgtttattctgaaccttacttatggtattgtaaactattattactgtatatcgggaaacaagttatctaaataaagttatggtatgtttccaaccttttagccgaagtgtttagttgttttacagaaaaaaaattcccttggtttttagggaatgcagattggtccttagactttgttaggttactaatgtgactcctcagttgagaaattggggtgttacagcaTATCCATTAATCTCTACTAATAAATAGCTTCTAAAAACAACAAATATTATAAGGCATTTATATTTAAGATAcaaattgaaataaaatgtATAAAACGAGAAAGCATAGGATAAATCATCTCATATCAGACTACTTTGGCGTGTCATAATGAAGTTACCTAAATTACTCATGAGGATTATTTAACCTCAATTTAGTGGACCAATATGATTATGTAACAtgtatattaaaaaaacttGTATAAATTGTTCAAGAAAGTGATTTAATCtaatcataaataaaaaataatgaattttcatattcacctatctaattatattttattgatcGATCTAAAATGAGATTAAATGACCTTCGTAAGTGATTTAGAGAATCCATGTTAGAATTTGTTTCTACTCTTctctttaaaattttatgacaTCTTATGTAATACCTATGAAGCACAAAATAAACACAAAATTTGTACTAAAATTTCATGTGAATAATTAACATGAGAGGTTTAAGTGGTGATTTAATTTCATCATATATAATAGaccaaaatatttatttataaaaaaatatgaattttctTATTCACTCATTTATCTTAGATTTTATTGATCAATCTagaatgagattttttttttgaaatacaaTCTAGAATGAGATTAAATGACCTTCATGAGTGATTTAGAGAATCCATGTTAGAGTTTGTTTTTACTCCTCtctttaattataaatttatgacATCTTATATAATACCTATGAAGTACAAAATATACACAAAATTTGAACAAAATGTTCCATGTGAATATTTATAATGAGAGGGTTAACTTGTGCGGATTAGTGGATTGAATCATCCACTCGCTCTGCTTTTCAGGTTAAGTGAGTCGATCCACTTTATGGTCCATAGttcaaagaaagaagaaaacttTTATCCCTATTTATCTATAGTATAGTTGAATATTGGCACTAATTGCCATTTTTATTTCACCCATAACCTTTTGCATACATACATGAGGTTATAAGGGGTTCGATTATCGCCCAGGAAAATGGAGCGCATATTCTGAAATGAGCAACGACAATAACAAAGTAACTTGAATTCACTGGAGCAAGAAGTGAGATGAATGTTGGGCAGCGAGGTCAGAGAAACTCTTAGTAGCAATATAATCAACCATTTTCTTAAAACATGTATATTAATTCTACTGTGATTCAAGTTAAAAACTAATCCACATATAAATTATGTTTTACAACTAATATTTAGCACATAATATATACACTATGTTTTTTTATGTACTAAATTTTTCTTTGTCCACAGTAGAGAAAGTAAAAGACATATAATACGAGAAAATTGGATATAGTATGTCACTTTCTATACATTCAtatcaatttttctttcatctcattttcactattattctcttatttttctattatatcAATCATCATATATCTCGTTTCTGATTAAAATTGTTTTGTTCACATCTACCTTGGAAAGGAGGTACATAgagcaaaaaaaatatatatataagaagagATGAAATCTTATATCCCTTGATGAACCGCCGATAGTCATTCATCAAACTGATAAAATGATCGTCACTCAAATACCGTTGATAGAAGGCTGCACTCTCTGATGACCTGAACTTTCTTCTCGTCCATCACAGAAGATTATATCTTAATAATAAAAGTTGTTATGCTAGGAAAGAGAGATACAAATATAAGTACGTAAAAATAAAgtgaaaaaattatgaaatgttAACAAATCAATACTCTTTCTTTTTACATGATGCTTTAATATCTATCTAGGTGCGGAATGGAAAGAGTTGAGGTATTTTCCTATACGGTGGACATTGTCTCTATCGTTTGGGATGTTGATAGGACTTGTTTGGAGTTATACAGGCAGGCCAAAGAATTTGACAGTGCCTCTCATTAATTAAATCACCACCTACTCCAATTCCATACTTAAAAAAATACAGAAATATAGAAATCTCAGTGTGAAATCCAATAATTCCAATTTCCAAGATTTCGCATAGTTGGAGTTTACCATAATTCTATAGTAAGAGCATTGACAAGTCTACAAAATTGGTTGGCATTTTACTTTGCAAAACTACAACACCGGTCAACGTTTTAGCATCCATAGACGTGTAAATTCTAAATCCACAATGAGAGCTATCTCATCTATAAATTGGTCATCTGACAATCCCAATTTCCAAATCACTAATTAACTTGAGAGTGCTCAATAGCCTCTACCTCTATCAAATTCAAACCAACATGGCTTCCAAGTCCACGCTATGCAATATTCCCCTCACATTTCTCATTCTCCTACCCTTCTTTGCCTCTATAGCTTTCTCAGACACCCCTCCCACCACCCCTGTTTCTCCAGGAACCGCATGCAAGTCCACCCCAGACCCTTCGTACTGCAAGTCCGTTCTCCCTACCCAAAACGGCAACGTTTATGACTATGGCCGCTTCTCAgtcaaaaaatcactttcacaGGTAGGGATATGTATGGAATTTGAGTAATGATACATACGAAATTCACCCGACATCCCCATCCAACATACATATTAGTAGCGATTTTAAACATTCGTAAATATTTGTACTAATGTATATGTGAGAAGAATGTCCGGAGATTTTATATGTCTAGTAGTCTTTTCTGACAGAACTATTATAATAAGCTAAgtttgattattttctttttcggATCAACTAGAGTCAATCATTTTTCAAGCATCCTCATGAAACTAACTCTCTCTACATTTTCTTTAAGTTGAAACATTACTTTGAAAAAATTTATAAGTATGTATCACTTGAATTAACCAATTTGATTTAtaatattgtattttttttaactaatccttgtttttcttttaactaCTAATCCTTGTTAATTTTACTTATATGTGTGCCACATTAATTCCGTTCACATTAGTATTATTTTTCCTAATTACATTTCTAATCATTAGGCTCGCAAGTTCCTGAACCTAGTCGACAAATATCTCCATCGTGGCTCCACCCTCTCGGCCACCGCGGTTCGGGCACTCCAAGACTGTCGTACGCTCGGCGAGCTCAACTTGGATTTCCTCTCAAGCTCTTTCCAAACCGTGAACAAGACAGCCAGGTTTCTTCCTAGTTTGCAAGCTGATGACATCCAAACACTCCTCAGCGCCATCCTCACCAACCAACAAACATGCTTAGATGGCCTCAAAGACACAGCTTCCGCTTGGAGCGTCAGAAACGGACTCTCCATCCCTCTTTCTAACGACACCAAGCTCTACAGTGTCTCACTCGCACTGTTCACCAAGGGTTGGGTTCCCAGCCGCAAAAACAAAGTCAGTAGCCCGTTGCATCAAACCAGGAAGCAGCTTGGATTCAAAAACGGGCGTTTGCCACTGAAGATGTCAAGCAGAACACGTGCAATCTACGAGTCCGTGAGTCGGAGAAAGCTCCTTCAGACCTCGGTGGGAGATGATGTTGTGGTGAGGGACATCGTAACAGTTAGTCAAGATGGAAGCGGGAACTTCACCACCATCAACGACGCCATTGCCGCTGCTCCGAACAAATCTGTTTCCACCGACGGGTACTTCCTGATTTATGTCACCGCCGGTGTTTATGAAGAGTACGTGTCTATAGATAAGAAGAAGACATACTTGATGATGGTCGGAGATGGTATCAACCAGACAATCATCACCGGCAATCATAGCGTCATTGATGGGTGGACAACCTTCAGCTCCGCCACCTTCGGTAATTATAAATCTTTGTTTACTTCCAAGATTTAACCCTAacttattcatttatttattatggAGTTGTTTAAATCACTCAAGATAAATATCggttaaaattatttgttgataaacttttaaatgacctaataatattttgacatgTATCATGAATATTGCAGTTGTGGTTGGGCAAGGTTTCGTGGGTGTGAACATAACCATTCGTAACACCGCCGGAGCTGTGAAGCACCAAGCGGTGGCAGTAAGAAATGGAGCGGACTTGTCAGCGTTTTACAGTTGCAGCTTCGAGGGGTACCAAGACACGTTGTACACACATTCCATGAGACAATTCTACAGGGAATGCGACATCTACGGCACGGTGGATTTCATATTTGGAAATGCCAAGGTTGTGTTCCAAAACTGCAACATGTATCCTCGTCTCCCGATGAAGGGGCAATTCAACGCCATAACTGCACAAGGCCGAACAGACCCAAACCAAGACACAGGAACTTCCATCCACAACTGCACCATCAGA
This is a stretch of genomic DNA from Lotus japonicus ecotype B-129 chromosome 1, LjGifu_v1.2. It encodes these proteins:
- the LOC130731088 gene encoding probable pectinesterase/pectinesterase inhibitor 7 — protein: MASKSTLCNIPLTFLILLPFFASIAFSDTPPTTPVSPGTACKSTPDPSYCKSVLPTQNGNVYDYGRFSVKKSLSQARKFLNLVDKYLHRGSTLSATAVRALQDCRTLGELNLDFLSSSFQTVNKTARFLPSLQADDIQTLLSAILTNQQTCLDGLKDTASAWSVRNGLSIPLSNDTKLYSVSLALFTKGWVPSRKNKVSSPLHQTRKQLGFKNGRLPLKMSSRTRAIYESVSRRKLLQTSVGDDVVVRDIVTVSQDGSGNFTTINDAIAAAPNKSVSTDGYFLIYVTAGVYEEYVSIDKKKTYLMMVGDGINQTIITGNHSVIDGWTTFSSATFVVVGQGFVGVNITIRNTAGAVKHQAVAVRNGADLSAFYSCSFEGYQDTLYTHSMRQFYRECDIYGTVDFIFGNAKVVFQNCNMYPRLPMKGQFNAITAQGRTDPNQDTGTSIHNCTIRAADDLASSNGATATYLGRPWKEYSRTVYMQTSMDNVIDSAGWRAWDGEFALSTLYYAEFNNSGPGSNTNGRVTWQGYHVINATDAANFTVSNFLLGDDWLPQTGVSYTNTLI